The genomic region GTCGAGCACGCCGGCCTGCGAGACGACCCCGGTCAGCGCGACGGAACCAGCGGCGAAGTCCATCGGCGAACCTGATCCCAGTGCCGGACGAGCCGCCGCCCAGGTGGCCAGGTGGCCACCTGCCGAGTGTCCGATCGCCACCACCCGCGCAAGGTCGAGCGCACCGTGCGCGCCCGAGGACGCGATACCGGCCAACGCGTCGATCCCGGCGGCGATGTCGTCGAAGGTGGCGCTCCACCCGCCCCCGTCACCCACCCTGCGGTACTCCAGGTTCCAGGCCACCCAGCCACGCGCGGCGAGGTCGGCCGCCAGCGGCGTGCCCAGGTCGAGCCCGTAGGCCGCGCGCCAGAACCCCCCGTGGATGACGACCGCGGTGCCGGGCCTGCGGGTGCCGGTGGGCAGGTGCAACTCGCCGAACTGCGAGGGGTCGGAACCGTACGGGATCCGGATCGGGTCGCCGGGCCGGGCAGACGCAGTGTTCATGCTTCCAGCTGTACCCGCCGCAGACCGATTGC from Nakamurella sp. A5-74 harbors:
- a CDS encoding alpha/beta hydrolase, with the translated sequence MNTASARPGDPIRIPYGSDPSQFGELHLPTGTRRPGTAVVIHGGFWRAAYGLDLGTPLAADLAARGWVAWNLEYRRVGDGGGWSATFDDIAAGIDALAGIASSGAHGALDLARVVAIGHSAGGHLATWAAARPALGSGSPMDFAAGSVALTGVVSQAGVLDLEKAVRGGVGGTAVQDLLGGEPGDVADRYRIADPTRQLPLGIPVHCVHGDQDGNVPLDQSVDYVAAATAAGDTAVLHEIQGDHFALIDVGSPAWTTVVELLPSLLG